A window of the Butyricimonas faecalis genome harbors these coding sequences:
- a CDS encoding RNA-directed DNA polymerase yields MKREGYLMERIADPDNLRLAFWKARKGKNYNDEVKHYRFRLDANLAELRRELLAGDVPVGDYRYFHIYDPKERMICAAAFRERVLHHAVMIVCHPVFERFQTDDSYASRIGKGQYAALEKAKTHTRHYRWLCKLDVRKFFDSIDHETLYGLLSRRFKDPALLGLFRRIIDSYRTAPGCGLPIGNLTSQHFANYYMAYADHHVREALRAPAYVRYMDDMVLWHDDKTELLRITAGLTSFIGERLWLTLKPPCINNTDKGVPFLGYVLFPGRVRLNRNSKKRFRCKMNSYDIKLDTGEWSQARYALHVQPLVAFTRFADAREFRQISAKKREVG; encoded by the coding sequence ATGAAACGCGAAGGATACCTGATGGAACGCATCGCCGATCCGGACAACCTGCGGCTGGCATTCTGGAAAGCCCGCAAGGGAAAGAACTACAACGACGAGGTGAAGCATTACCGCTTTCGGCTGGATGCCAATCTGGCCGAACTGCGCCGGGAGCTACTTGCTGGCGACGTGCCCGTGGGCGATTACCGCTATTTCCACATTTATGACCCGAAAGAGCGGATGATCTGCGCGGCGGCATTCCGCGAACGGGTATTGCACCACGCCGTAATGATCGTGTGCCACCCCGTTTTCGAGCGTTTCCAGACCGATGACAGCTACGCCTCCCGCATCGGCAAAGGACAGTATGCGGCATTGGAGAAAGCGAAAACGCACACCCGGCATTACCGTTGGCTCTGTAAATTGGACGTGCGCAAATTCTTCGACAGCATCGACCACGAAACGCTCTATGGACTGCTATCCCGCCGTTTCAAAGATCCTGCATTGCTTGGTCTTTTCCGGCGCATCATCGACAGCTACCGGACGGCTCCGGGCTGTGGGCTGCCCATCGGCAACCTGACGAGCCAGCATTTTGCCAATTACTATATGGCATACGCTGACCACCATGTGCGGGAGGCACTGCGCGCTCCGGCCTATGTGCGCTACATGGACGATATGGTATTGTGGCATGATGACAAAACGGAATTACTGCGCATAACCGCAGGGTTGACCTCCTTTATCGGGGAACGCCTGTGGCTGACGCTCAAACCGCCCTGCATAAACAATACAGATAAGGGCGTACCGTTTCTGGGTTATGTGCTGTTTCCGGGACGGGTGCGGCTGAACCGCAACAGTAAAAAGCGTTTCAGGTGCAAGATGAACAGTTATGATATAAAACTTGATACGGGCGAATGGTCTCAGGCGCGGTATGCGCTCCATGTGCAGCCGCTGGTGGCTTTCACCCGCTTTGCCGATGCGCGGGAATTCCGGCAGATATCGGCAAAGAAAAGGGAGGTTGGCTGA
- a CDS encoding HRDC domain-containing protein, which translates to MQIQIFNIPLTDTGEALSEMNRFMTGRKVLEVEQRFFQNEKGGGWSFCVRYLPDVTQSGATGSRAKVDYKQVLTESQFAVFSRLREIRKALANEDGVPAYAVFTDEELAGICRLAELTEKSLATLPGIGEKKIIRYGKSMLKRYHTDNNNHTAQADEIQIGGQG; encoded by the coding sequence ATGCAAATACAGATATTCAACATACCGCTGACCGATACGGGCGAAGCCCTCTCGGAAATGAACCGTTTTATGACCGGCCGCAAGGTACTGGAAGTGGAGCAACGCTTTTTCCAGAACGAAAAGGGTGGCGGATGGAGTTTCTGCGTGCGTTACCTGCCCGATGTTACCCAGAGTGGTGCAACGGGCAGCAGGGCTAAAGTAGACTATAAGCAGGTACTTACTGAAAGCCAGTTTGCCGTTTTCTCACGCTTGCGTGAAATCCGTAAGGCACTTGCGAACGAGGACGGCGTGCCGGCTTATGCCGTGTTTACCGATGAGGAACTAGCGGGCATCTGCCGCCTGGCCGAGTTGACCGAGAAATCGCTGGCCACGCTGCCCGGAATCGGCGAGAAAAAGATTATCCGTTACGGCAAATCGATGTTGAAAAGATACCATACCGACAATAATAATCACACGGCGCAAGCCGACGAAATACAGATAGGAGGACAGGGATGA